In a genomic window of Deinococcus seoulensis:
- a CDS encoding MFS transporter yields the protein MTSAPTPTPPANVLHLPEFRAMLLAAVTSTLASRAVALTVAYQLYQLTKDPLTLGVLGLVEAIPALSLALLGGVVADRNDRRRILLATISAEVLCAALFTLYAPHAAQHGIWPLLALIFTLGVARGFSDPALPAFQAQVVPRELLLRASAWRSSAWQAAAIIGPALGGVLYASVGPAGAYAFAAALLGVSLACVAYVKPKPRPAFTPGEPFVDSIKAGLAFVLGRQVLVGSMALDLFSVLFGGAVALLPVFASDILRVGPTGLGVLVAAPSVGALAVMLYATRRPPGVGAGRTLLLAVAGFGVCMLVFGLSQNFALSVAALVAAGLFDGISMVIRSATLQLKTPDHMRGRVNAVSGMFIGASNELGAFESGVAARLLGTGRSVWVGGVVTLIVVAVTAALAPELRAMNLADIED from the coding sequence GTGACGTCCGCGCCCACTCCAACCCCGCCCGCCAACGTGCTGCACCTGCCGGAATTCCGCGCCATGCTGCTCGCCGCCGTGACCAGCACCCTGGCCAGCCGCGCCGTTGCCCTGACCGTCGCGTACCAGCTGTACCAGTTGACGAAAGACCCCCTGACGCTGGGGGTGCTGGGACTGGTCGAGGCGATCCCCGCCCTGAGCCTCGCGCTGCTGGGCGGCGTGGTCGCCGACCGCAACGACCGCCGCCGCATCCTGCTGGCCACCATCAGCGCAGAAGTGCTGTGCGCCGCGCTGTTCACGCTGTACGCCCCGCACGCCGCGCAGCACGGCATCTGGCCGCTGCTGGCACTGATCTTCACGCTGGGGGTCGCGCGCGGCTTTTCCGACCCGGCCCTCCCGGCGTTCCAGGCGCAGGTCGTGCCGCGTGAACTGCTGCTGCGGGCCAGCGCGTGGCGGTCCAGTGCGTGGCAGGCCGCCGCGATCATCGGCCCCGCACTGGGCGGCGTGCTGTACGCGTCGGTCGGCCCGGCCGGAGCGTACGCCTTCGCGGCCGCGCTGCTGGGGGTCTCGCTGGCGTGCGTGGCGTACGTGAAACCCAAACCCCGCCCGGCCTTCACGCCCGGCGAACCGTTCGTGGACAGCATCAAGGCCGGACTGGCCTTCGTGCTGGGTCGGCAGGTGCTGGTGGGCAGCATGGCGCTGGACCTGTTCAGCGTGCTGTTCGGCGGCGCCGTCGCCCTGCTGCCGGTGTTCGCCAGCGACATCCTGCGGGTCGGGCCGACCGGGCTGGGTGTGCTGGTCGCCGCGCCCAGCGTGGGCGCCCTGGCCGTCATGCTGTACGCCACCCGCCGCCCGCCCGGCGTGGGGGCCGGACGCACCCTGCTGCTGGCCGTGGCGGGCTTCGGCGTGTGCATGCTGGTGTTCGGCCTGTCACAGAACTTCGCGCTCAGTGTGGCCGCGCTGGTCGCCGCCGGGCTGTTCGACGGGATCAGCATGGTCATCCGCAGCGCCACCCTGCAACTGAAAACCCCGGACCACATGCGCGGCCGCGTGAACGCCGTCAGCGGCATGTTCATCGGGGCCAGCAACGAACTCGGCGCGTTCGAGAGTGGCGTCGCCGCCCGGCTGCTCGGCACGGGCCGCAGCGTGTGGGTGGGTGGCGTGGTCACGCTGATTGTCGTGGCCGTCACGGCCGCCCTGGCCCCCGAACTGCGCGCCATGAACCTCGCGGACATCGAGGACTGA
- the panB gene encoding 3-methyl-2-oxobutanoate hydroxymethyltransferase: MKRSIPELQHSAAPLVMVTAYDYPGGRHAEAAGVDLILVGDSLGNVVLGYDSTAPVTLGDMIHHARAVRRGAPGTFMVVDLPFGTYHTGVQDAMRSAVRVIQETGADAIKMEGATPEILQVVQTLTRNGIPVMGHVGLMPQTATAQGGLRVQGKDDDTARATLEGAVALEAAGAFSVVLEAIPARLANLISERLSVPTIGIGAGVGCDGQVLVTHDLLGVYEGEDKKIAKRYAEVGRLSREAIEAYAAEVRARAFPTKENSFVMKDDVLGKLY; encoded by the coding sequence ATGAAACGCAGCATTCCGGAGTTACAGCACTCCGCCGCGCCGCTGGTGATGGTCACCGCCTACGATTACCCTGGCGGGCGGCACGCCGAGGCGGCCGGCGTGGACCTGATCCTGGTGGGCGACAGCCTGGGCAACGTGGTGCTGGGCTACGACAGCACCGCGCCCGTCACGCTGGGCGACATGATCCACCACGCCCGCGCGGTGCGGCGCGGCGCGCCCGGCACGTTCATGGTCGTGGACCTGCCGTTCGGCACGTACCACACGGGCGTGCAGGACGCCATGCGCAGCGCCGTGCGGGTCATTCAGGAGACCGGCGCGGACGCCATCAAGATGGAAGGCGCCACGCCCGAGATCCTTCAGGTGGTGCAGACCCTGACCCGCAACGGCATTCCCGTGATGGGTCACGTGGGCCTGATGCCGCAGACTGCGACCGCCCAGGGTGGCCTGCGCGTGCAGGGCAAGGACGACGACACGGCCCGCGCGACCCTGGAGGGTGCTGTGGCGCTGGAGGCCGCCGGGGCGTTCAGCGTGGTGCTGGAGGCCATTCCGGCCCGGCTGGCGAACCTGATCAGCGAACGCCTGAGCGTGCCCACCATCGGCATCGGGGCGGGCGTCGGGTGCGACGGGCAGGTGCTCGTCACGCACGACCTGCTGGGCGTGTACGAGGGTGAGGACAAGAAGATCGCCAAACGCTACGCCGAGGTGGGCCGCCTGTCCCGCGAGGCCATCGAAGCCTACGCCGCCGAGGTGCGCGCCCGCGCCTTCCCCACAAAGGAGAACTCCTTCGTGATGAAGGACGACGTGCTGGGCAAACTGTACTGA